The Terriglobia bacterium sequence ATAAAGGACCAGTGCTCCCGCGATGGGCTGGCCGTGCGACACTCCCGCGATCACATTGAAGTTGCCAAAGTTGGGAAGCAGGTAATACAAGCCCGAGGTAATGATCCGTATCCCCGTATTGCCCGCTTCCACCCCGAAATGTCTGATGTCGGCATTGAACTGGCCGATGAAATAGAGCGCCAGCGTGAACATGGCCGAAAGCGTCGGGGTCGAAAACGAGGAAAACACAATTGCGATTCCCGTGATCAGCAGCAGTTGCAGAAAGATCAGAAACACCGCCACAAACAGACTGCCGTGAATTTCGGTCATTTGACCCCGGGAGTAGGCTCGCCCCTTCACGTACGCGAGCACCAGCACCAATCCCACCGCCATAATCACCAGGTTGACAAAGAGCGTGAAGGCGAGTCCGAAAAACTTCCCCAGGATAAACTCGGTGCGCCGGACCGGCTTGGCCAGGATCGAATAAAGCGTCCTCTTGTCGATCTCTTTGTGGACCAGATTGATACCGATGAAGACCGCGATCACCGCGCCGATCAACGACATCGAGCTCAATCCCACATCCACTGTCACCTTGGTCTCAATATTGATGGAAATCATGCCCAGAATCACCGAGCTCCCGATCATCAACAAAGCGAACAGGACGAGGCTGTAAAGGATCTTGTCCCGGATGGCCTCCTTGAAGGTGTTTTCAGCAATGGCGAGAATCTTGTTCATGGCTCTTTGGTCCGGGTCTCGGGGCTGAACAGCTTGACGAAATAATCTTCAAACGACTCCTTGAGCGGGTGAACGTGGATCACCTCGCCGCCGTTGGCCCGCACCACCTCCAGGGCGTGGAACAATGCCGCCTGGTCCGGAAGGGTCGCGCGAAGCATGTTCCCTGCGACGTTTTGATCCGTGGCAATCGATCGGAGCGCGCTTTGCAATGCGTCGGTGAAATGGCTCACTACCAGTTCAATGGCGGACGAGTCGCCCACCAACAGTTCCGTCAAACTTCCGCACCCCCGCATCTTCCCTTTGTAAATGATGGCCACGCGGTCGCACAGGGTCTCCACATCCGGCAGGATGTGCGTCGAAAAGAAGACGGTCTTCCCCTCACGCTTCAAACTCAAAATCAGGTCGCGAATCTCACGACGGCCGATCGGGTCCAGTCCCGACATGGGCTCATCTAGAAAGATGACTTGAGGATCATTGATGAGGCTCTGGGCAATGCCCACCCGCTGCAACATTCCCTTAGAAAACTTACGCAACTGCAGCCGGCGGGCGTCCTTGAGATCCACCACCCGGAGGAGTTCGTCGATCTTTGACTTCACGACGGTGGACTTGATGCCGAAGAGGCGGGCCGAGTAAGCCAAAAATTCTTCAGCCGTCAGATAATCATAAAAATACGGATTTTCCGGGAGGTAACCGATGTGAGCGTGCATGGCCACATCGTCAAAAGATTTTCCCAGGATCTCCGCATGTCCCGAGGTCGGATAAATCAGCCGCATCAAAAGCTTGAGGGTCGTCGTCTTCCCTGCCCCATTGGGGCCGAGGAA is a genomic window containing:
- a CDS encoding ABC transporter ATP-binding protein, yielding MFAIKIEELTKDYIVGFWRKRTVRALDRLSLTVNEGEIFGFLGPNGAGKTTTLKLLMRLIYPTSGHAEILGKSFDDVAMHAHIGYLPENPYFYDYLTAEEFLAYSARLFGIKSTVVKSKIDELLRVVDLKDARRLQLRKFSKGMLQRVGIAQSLINDPQVIFLDEPMSGLDPIGRREIRDLILSLKREGKTVFFSTHILPDVETLCDRVAIIYKGKMRGCGSLTELLVGDSSAIELVVSHFTDALQSALRSIATDQNVAGNMLRATLPDQAALFHALEVVRANGGEVIHVHPLKESFEDYFVKLFSPETRTKEP
- a CDS encoding ABC transporter permease, which encodes MNKILAIAENTFKEAIRDKILYSLVLFALLMIGSSVILGMISINIETKVTVDVGLSSMSLIGAVIAVFIGINLVHKEIDKRTLYSILAKPVRRTEFILGKFFGLAFTLFVNLVIMAVGLVLVLAYVKGRAYSRGQMTEIHGSLFVAVFLIFLQLLLITGIAIVFSSFSTPTLSAMFTLALYFIGQFNADIRHFGVEAGNTGIRIITSGLYYLLPNFGNFNVIAGVSHGQPIAGALVLYDVAYSIVYLAVLLSAAAVIFNQRNLK